A region of Dictyostelium discoideum AX4 chromosome 1 chromosome, whole genome shotgun sequence DNA encodes the following proteins:
- a CDS encoding DNA2/NAM7 helicase family protein, with product MSSSLETEGENIPNSSTSPPPPPPPSSNNNNPISQSVPEKTKTTVESSTTSTTTTTSTTTTTNTNTNSTMDSIINNMNKLNITENSQIINSNENDIFKTIFKHSNLKDIINGINGVCKLFPNFDIKKIKEILENDKTSLENKIGIIKTSSSIDVSDKFSKLVKKTNLLNNINRNNNNNDIFQIYNDFIALKIMIEFSFLYQRLILKKLFTDDTSITADQKQRLYDQLSAQNITITLSEVFKCNYPSKFRQISNDFKFILKGKNYKINYLKFSDSQDISISIQSNFINLCKLYNKCLGTTTIEQKISSTSVIDITPPAVSLATTTTTVSPPTVPLATSPSLVSKVINSQQQTKPTTTEIVVFSIFNKLFHRSEDIQGLIKKYPGFKSELLSVETFIKESQTNIDSVKITTLNQLKKSLNSKINSKKFDEIVTIFVTIISLIELSNLIQRSSVKKYIEKNIVKITHQASLQLEAFGLLETQYQKSKINLEEFISQNPSFVSKFVPKPLKLELDSKKVLFNIGLFKLELGHKNIESNTIGTLIESHLIYIKSLILDYQLLSNSTTTTQPIPTLTPTPTPTPTPTPTPTPTPTPTPTPTPTPTPTPTPTPTPTPTPTPTSTPKELLSNIPTVILKTPSNIEKQIFSLFNTFFNKPEAIDSLKNQYPTFNLQIDSIKSMVKDIVLPFKKKTESYRIGTSKDIRKLLKSSVNPSKFNEINETIFTIISLIEFSNLVQRNYIKEYFDKNFTVKNSPTFLDSRSEAFNLLNTHHQRFCIKVEAFIDQKSIDISNYIPEQVKLNIKSKKTEYVMNVELFKLPLGHKNESDNTIGTLIKSFIIHIKSLVLDYKDLSLSNSQKISNTTSSKTPTASTTTSIIKDKATTKTTTTTTSTTANTSATTSTDKSTTASSASNNTSAATTTFDINQSLKHSLLKLIFEDSTSADSIIKTLDRLFKSYPSKKKSIEQVNDIINESITQFNSTINAIKNRLKTDISKIQKNNTSNQNIEKIYNKSLSLMVLLEFNHFSQYSELKEKTKTCRHKYNQLNSELAKKNRTKLEFSNIVKGKFFDNLVSNFESTTKINGSTLKIPSFKLLNSEKLGLISKLQFNEIHQLIKSEKLFIKSPTGTATATTTIRSRNNNNNNRKVVLVRDHVEVISKDSEEILSIFLKSNPERIPLIQADNIHSLQDSYSDQSEFVNLMKPLIVEEYRAQLEGDFDEIEGISISEQDGTLIGLDRVKMNDTPTIHSFQELSEDSVEITFNIKVKDELEEIYLNDILLFKAFDHTNKPMFALSLVTRSSELKSKKQKIICEFVLSDSTKPLIEKFYSVSLNSKRYSKDILHFIKVSNSTTFIRELEATEEFKNSKTLLNQILQPSLEVYNLMTSMRMEIPSLLRSICIQELNASQFNAIETSLSKKGITLIQGPPGTGKTTTIYYLLSILLAINPKFKILVCGPSHASVDEVAKRCLKKSLINVDGKPYLPNMVRIGKLQNISPDCHRISPYDKTPAQRKEIIRNANIVFSTLSASGSGSVRSNFKANIVLVDESTQSSEPASLIPLCIGNIEKLILVGDPLQLPPTIFSSGSAENGLNISLFERLSKVLPVEMLNTQYRMHPTISRFPSNQFYKDRLLDGDNVKSLVYNQHNFHSDIKYGPIRFYDVIDSKEESGKRSLKNKLEITMVFTLIKKLVQDYPECKKFSFGIITPYKLQKSEIKEQHKQFNYPLNIETSTIDGVQGSEKDIIILSCVRSERIGFLSDRRRINVALTRAKFGLFVIGNSKLLKKDRTWGPFCQYVHSINSMVSIDSKGISVLEQQIQEYDSLNPNGLIEFHSDSEDEYDGKDEEEDEDEDNEEIQEHDEDDESNRIKKINQEGEDNDDLDDDDDEYYSISDDDDEDETVSPDSNNLIIDKDFPNTLINIIIELQKSNQEKIDQSTLSKKKTLRDSFVKYSRLLDSYLKKVLNNLEIQEISQSLSSSKTNNSLNEIISKIECKKKSIKQDSYNRLKKLISEGFATASINLYGSFLSGLSLNDSDLDINFSSTQKEDTTHLKQVYKYLNRSQLYKLIEKRISAKVPIIRFKEISSGIHFDMCFHSMMSYHNSLLLGEYCSIDKRCRDLALLVKWWAVSKDLNNAAEKTFSSFCLVNMVIHFLQSLNPPILPNLQTTSNQLLEKYSTDRNLIKLKSQTIVENYLVKYYDWSSFNKFEPKRNKLTIAQLFYQFFYYYSTFNYKENIISISHSSGGGSLCENGALLKRSTIKGTPVKGHIIVLDPFINDRNLASSIKKTYQRVLMEFTMMEYSLRSTKTTINDLFKENLSLSSNGLLS from the exons ATGAGTTCTTCTTTAGAAACAGAAGg ggaaAATATTCCAAATTCATCAacttcaccaccaccaccaccaccaccttcatcaaataataacaatccAATTTCTCAAAGCGTACcagaaaaaacaaaaacaactgTAGAATCGAGCACCACCagtaccactaccaccaccagtaccactaccactaccaacaCTAACACCAATAGTACAATGgattcaataataaataatatgaaCAAATTGAATATTACTGAAAATTcacaaattataaatagtaatgaaaatgatatttttaaaactatattCAAGCAtagtaatttaaaagatatcaTAAATGGAATTAATGGtgtttgtaaattatttccaaatttcgatattaagaaaattaaagaaattttagaaaatgataaaacttCTTTAGAGAATAAAAttggaattattaaaacatcttCTTCAATAGATGTCTCTGATAAATTTAGTAAATtagttaaaaaaacaaatttattaaataatatcaatcgtaataataataataacgatatttttcaaatttataatgattttatagcattgaaaattatgattgaatttagttttttatatcaaagattaattttaaagaaattatttacaGATGATACATCAATCACAGCTGATCAAAAACAAAGGCTTTATGATCAATTGTCAGCTCAAAATATAACAATAACATTATCAGAGGTTTTCAAATGTAATTATCCATCAAAATTTCgtcaaatttcaaatgatttcaaatttattttaaagggtaaaaattataaaataaattatttaaaattttcagaTTCTCAAGatatatcaatttcaattcaatcaaaCTTTATCAACCTttgtaaattatataataaatgttTAGGTACAACTACAATAGAACAGAAAATATCATCTACATCAGTTATTGATATAACACCACCAGCAGTGTCAttagcaacaacaacaacaactgtATCACCACCAACAGTACCATTAgcaacatcaccatcattggTATCAAAAGTTATAAATAGccaacaacaaacaaaaccaacaacTACTGAAATCGtagttttttcaatttttaataaattattccaCAGATCAGAAGATATTCAAggtttgattaaaaaataccCAGGTTTTAAATCAGAATTATTATCAGTTGAAACTTTTATAAAAGAAAGTCAAACCAATATTGATTCAGTGAAAATTACAACATTAAATCAActtaaaaaatcattgaattcaaagataaattcaaaaaagtTTGATGAAATTGTAACAATATTTGTTACAATCATTTCATTAATAGAGTTGAGTAATCTAATCCAAAGAAGTAgtgttaaaaaatatattgaaaaaaatatagtCAAAATCACACACCAAGCAAGTTTACAATTAGAGGCTTTTGGTTTATTGGAAACTCAAtatcaaaaatcaaaaatcaatCTAGAGGAATTTATTAGTCAAAATCCATCTTTTGTTTCAAAATTTGTTCCAAAACCATTGAAGTTAGAATTAGATtctaaaaaagttttatttaatattggtttatttaaattagaaCTTGGTCACAAGAATATCGAAAGTAATACCATTGGAACATTAATCGAATCacatttgatttatataaaatctttaattttagattatcaacttttatcaaactcaacaacaacaacacaaccaataccaacactaacaccaacaccaacaccaacaccaacaccaactccaactccaactccaactccaacaccaacaccaacaccaacaccaacaccaacaccaacaccaacaccaacaccaacaccaacaccaacaccaacaccaacatcaacaccaaaagaattattatcaaatatacCAACAGTAATTTTGAAGACACcatcaaatattgaaaaacaaatattttcattatttaatacatTTTTTAACAAACCAGAAGCAATTGATAGtttaaagaatcaatatccaacatttaatttacaaatagattcaattaaatcaatggTAAAAGACATAGTTTTaccattcaaaaaaaagactGAATCTTATAGAATTGGTACATCAAAAGATAtaagaaaattattaaaatcaagtGTAAATccatcaaaatttaatgaaattaatgaaacaatttttacaatcatttcattaattgaatttagtAATTTAGTGcaaagaaattatattaaagaatattttgataaaaatttcaCAGTTAAAAACTCACCAACCTTTTTGGATTCTAGATCAGAGGCATTCAATTTATTGAATACTCACCACCAAAGATTTTGTATTAAAGTTGAAGCATTTATTGATCAAAAATCAATAGACATTTCAAACTATATTCCAGAAcaagtaaaattaaatattaaatctaaaaaaactGAATATGTGATGAATgtagaattatttaaattaccactTGGTCATAAAAATGAAAGTGATAATACAATTGGAActttaataaaatcttttataaTTCATATAAAATCTTTAGTATTAGATTATAAAGATTTATCACTTTCAAATTCacaaaaaatatctaatacAACAAGTTCAAAAACACCTACAGCTTCAACTACCACTAGTATTATAAAAGATAAAGctacaacaaaaacaacaacaacaacaacctcaaccaCTGCAAATACCTCtgcaacaacatcaacagaTAAATCAACTACAGCATCATCTGCTTCTAATAATACTAGTGCTGCTACTACTACATTTGATATAAACCAATCATTGAAACATagtttattgaaattaatatttgaagatTCAACTAGTGcagattcaattattaaaacattggatagattatttaaatcatatccatcaaagaaaaaatcaattgaacaaGTGAATGATATTATCAATGAGAGTATAACTCAATTTAATTCAACTATTAATgctattaaaaatagattaaaaaCAGATATTTCAaagattcaaaaaaataatacaagcaatcaaaatattgaaaaaatatataacaagtcattatcattaatggTATTATTAGAGTTTAATCATTTCTCACAGTAttcagaattaaaagaaaaaacaaagaCTTGTAGACACAAATACAATCAGTTGAATTCAGAAttagcaaaaaaaaatagaacgAAGttagaattttcaaatatagtTAAAGGTAAATTCTTTGATAATCTCGTCAGTAACTttgaatcaacaacaaaaatcaatGGTTCAACTTTAAAGATtccatcttttaaattattaaactcTGAAAAGTTAGGTTTAATTTCAAAGTtacaatttaatgaaattcaccaattaattaaaagtgAAAAGTTGTTTATCAAATCCCCAACAGGAACAGCAACTGCAACAACTACAATAAGATCAagaaataacaataataataatagaaaagtTGTTTTAGTTCGTGATCATGTTGAAgtaatttcaaaagattcTGAAGAGATATtgtcaatatttttaaagagTAATCCAGAAAGAATTCCATTAATTCAAGCTGATAATATTCATTCATTACAAGATAGTTATTCTGACCAATCagaatttgtaaatttaatgaaaccTTTAATAGTAGAAGAATATAGAGCACAACTCGAAGGTGattttgatgaaattgaaggTATTTCAATATCAGAACAAGATGGTACATTAATAGGTTTAGATAGAGTTAAAATGAATGATACACCAACAATTCATTCATTCCAAGAGTTGTCGGAGGATTCTGTTGAAATtacatttaatattaaagttAAGGATGAATTAGAGGAAATATACCTTAATgatattttactttttaaagcATTTGATCATACAAATAAACCAATGTTTGCATTGAGTTTAGTTACAAGATCTTCAgaattaaaaagtaaaaaacaaaaaataatttgcgAATTTGTATTATCGGATTCAACGAaaccattaattgaaaagTTTTATTCAGTTTCATTGAATTCGAAAAGATattcaaaagatattttacattttataaAGGTTTCTAATAGTACTACATTCATTAGAGAATTAGAAGCAACAGAAgagtttaaaaattcaaaaacacttttaaatcaaattttacaaCCATCATTGGaagtttataatttaatgacATCAATGAGAATGGAGATTCCATCATTGTTAAGATCCATTTGTATTCAAGAATTGAATGCATCACAATTTAATGCAATTGaaacatcattatcaaaaaaaggTATTACATTAATTCAAGGTCCACCAGGTACTGGTAAAACTAcaacaatttattatttactttcaattttattagcAATTAATCCAAAATTCAAGATATTAGTATGTGGTCCATCACATGCATCAGTAGATGAAGTTGCAAAGAGATGTTTAAAAAAGAGTTTAATAAATGTAGATGGTAAACCTTATTTACCAAATATGGTACGTATTGGTAAACTTCAAAATATATCACCAGATTGTCATCGTATATCACCCTATGACAAAACACCAGcacaaagaaaagaaattattagaaatgCAAATATTGTTTTCTCAACTCTTTCAGCAAGTGGTTCTGGTTCTGTTAGAAGTAACTTTAAAGCAAATATTGTATTAGTAGATGAATCAACTCAATCATCTGAACCAGCTTCACTAATTCCATTATGTATTGGTAATATTGAAAAGTTAATTCTTGTTGGTGATCCATTACAATTACCACCAACTATTTTCTCATCAGGAAGTGCAGAAAATGGTTTAaatatatcattatttgaaagaTTATCAAAAGTATTACCAGTTGAAATGTTAAATACACAATATCGTATGCATCCAACAATTTCAAGATTCCCATCAAATCAATTCTATAAAGACAGATTATTAGATGGTGATAATGTAAAGTCATTAGTATACAATCAACATAATTTCCATTCTGATATCAAATATGGTCCAATTAGATTCTATGATGTTATTGATTCAAAAGAAGAAAGTGGTAAAAGATCattaaagaataaattaGAAATCACAATGGTATTCACATTGATTAAAAAGTTAGTTCAAGATTATCCAGAATGTAAAAAGTTCTCATTTGGTATTATTACGCCATATAAATTACAAAAGAGTGAAATCAAAGAACAACATAAACAGTTTAATTAtccattaaatattgaaacatCAACAATTGATGGGGTTCAAGGCTCagaaaaagatattataattttatcatgTGTAAGAAGTGAAAGAATTGGTTTCCTTTCTGATCGTAGACGTATTAATGTCGCACTCACAAGAGCtaaatttggattatttgtaattggtAATTCTAAACtcttaaaaaaagatagaacTTGGGGTCCATTTTGTCAATATGTTCATTCAATAAACTCAATGGTCTCAATTGATTCTAAAGGTATCAGTGTTTTagaacaacaaattcaagaaTATGACTCTTTAAATCCAAATGGATTAATTGAATTCCATTCAGATTCTGAAGATGAATATGATGGTAAAGATGAAGAGGAAGACgaagatgaagataatgaagaaataCAAGAgcatgatgaagatgatgaaagtAATAGAATCAAGAAAATTAATCAAGAAGGtgaagataatgatgatttggatgatgatgatgatgaatattaTAGTATCagcgatgatgatgatgaagatgagaCAGTTTCACcagattcaaataatttaatcatTGATAAAGATTTTCCAAACACtcttattaatattattatagaattacaaaaatcaaatcaagaAAAAATAGATCAATCAACtttatcaaaaaagaaaacattaAGAGATAGTTTTGTTAAATATTCACGTCTCTTGGATTCATATTTAAagaaagttttaaataatttagaaataCAAGAAATTTCACaatctttatcatcatcaaaaacaaataattctcttaatgaaattatttcaaaaattgaatgtaaaaagaaatcaattaaacaagATAGTTATAAtagattaaagaaattaatatcagAAGGTTTCGCAACagcatcaattaatttatatggTTCATTCTTGAGTGGATTATCATTGAATGATAGTGATTTAGATATTAATTTCTCAAGTACTCAAAAAGAAGATACAACTCATTTAAAACaagtttataaatatttaaatagatCTCAactatataaattaattgaaaaaagaattagTGCAAAAGTACCAATCATTAGATTCAAAGAGATATCATCAGGTATTCATTTCGATATGTGCTTTCATTCTATGATGAGTTATCACAATTCATTATTGTTAGGTGAATAttgttcaattgataaaagaTGTAGAGATTTAGCATTATTAGTAAAATGGTGGGCAGtttcaaaagatttaaataatgcaGCAGAGAAAACATTTAGTTCATTCTGTTTAGTTAATATGGTAATTCATTTCCTTCAGTCATTAAATCCACcaattttaccaaatttacAAACAACATCAAATCAACTATTAGAAAAGTATTCAACAGatagaaatttaattaaattaaaatcacaaACAATCGTAGAAAATTATTTAGTTAAATATTATGATTGGTCAAGTTTTAACAAATTTGAAccaaaaagaaacaaattgACAATCGCTCAATTGTTTTAtcaattcttttattattattcaacatttaattataaagagAATATCATATCAATTAGTCACtcaagtggtggtggtagtttaTGTGAAAATGGagcattattaaaaagatcAACTATAAAGGGTACACCAGTAAAAGGTCATATCATTGTACTTGATCCATTTATTAATGATAGAAATTTagcatcatcaattaaaaaaacataccaAAGAGTATTAATGGAATTCACAATGATGGAATATTCTTTAAGATCAaccaaaacaacaattaatgatttattcaaagagaatttatcattatcgtCAAATGGATTACTTTCTTAG